The genome window AGTGACATTTCTCATGAAGATATAATGCACAGGGTTTCTTCTGTCATGGCCAGTGGTATGGATTTTATGTTTCTTGGCCCTGACAGCACTATGCTCAAGAGTAAGAAGCCTGTAATTTCTGTATGTGCTGTGAGGACAGGTTGCGGAAAGTCTGCCATGACCAGAAAGATAGCTGCATTCTTAAAAGAAAATAAACTCAGAGTTTCTGTAATCCGTCACCCCATGGCCTATTGTGATTTCAAGGCTGTCCA of Nitrospirota bacterium contains these proteins:
- a CDS encoding GTPase, coding for MRRVIILGAGGRDFHNFNVFFRDNPDYRVVAFTAAQIPFIENRLYPPDASGRFYPEGIPIYPEERLFEIIEALDADLVVFSYSDISHEDIMHRVSSVMASGMDFMFLGPDSTMLKSKKPVISVCAVRTGCGKSAMTRKIAAFLKENKLRVSVIRHPMAYCDFKAV